One Acetobacterium sp. KB-1 DNA segment encodes these proteins:
- a CDS encoding response regulator transcription factor has product MRVLLVEDEKPLAAALGKIFEKNKILVDVVNDGIEGKLLSENDVYDVIILDIMLPGMTGLEILRSIREAGKNVPILLLTAKDDTKDKVNGLNMGADDYLVKPFVTEELIARVRALGRRPWEVYQDNVIHFSNISLNINSGELYVDEVLNRLTAKEAQLLEMFIRNPGMIISKEQILDRIWGIESLAMENSVEIYVHYLRKKLDTSQTYIKTIRGLGYVLKEKENVKP; this is encoded by the coding sequence ATGCGTGTTCTTTTAGTTGAGGATGAAAAGCCCCTGGCCGCAGCATTGGGGAAGATTTTTGAAAAAAATAAAATATTAGTTGACGTTGTTAATGATGGGATCGAAGGCAAGTTACTCAGTGAGAATGATGTCTACGATGTCATTATCCTGGATATTATGCTGCCGGGAATGACCGGTTTGGAAATTCTGCGATCAATTCGGGAAGCGGGAAAGAATGTACCAATTCTTTTGTTAACCGCCAAGGATGACACCAAAGACAAGGTCAACGGACTAAATATGGGTGCCGATGATTATCTGGTTAAACCCTTTGTCACAGAAGAGTTGATTGCCCGGGTAAGAGCCCTGGGCCGTCGCCCCTGGGAGGTTTACCAGGATAATGTGATTCACTTTTCAAACATTTCATTAAATATTAATTCCGGGGAATTGTATGTCGATGAGGTCTTAAATCGGCTTACTGCCAAGGAAGCCCAATTGCTGGAAATGTTTATTCGGAATCCCGGTATGATCATCTCAAAAGAACAGATCTTGGACCGGATCTGGGGGATCGAGAGCCTGGCGATGGAGAATAGTGTCGAAATCTATGTCCATTATTTAAGAAAAAAGCTGGACACCTCGCAAACCTATATAAAAACCATCCGCGGATTGGGTTATGTTTTAAAGGAGAAGGAGAATGTTAAGCCTTAA